In a genomic window of Nyctibius grandis isolate bNycGra1 chromosome 4, bNycGra1.pri, whole genome shotgun sequence:
- the C4H10orf53 gene encoding UPF0728 protein C10orf53 homolog, which translates to MYNLGRALLHNLIIKRRLFSLKLIAKLKFSYKTQYLGVQAVLQADGHQLILEEIPDWNAVELVVNEETVFRCNIHNLDFGGDGKLDPLCEEARKAVLNAC; encoded by the exons ATGTATAACCTGGGGCGTGCGCTG ttacACAACCTCATTATAAAACGCAGGCTTTTCAGTCTGAAACTCATCGCAAAGCTGAAATTCAGCTACAAAACCCAGTACCTGGGAGTACAAG CTGTCCTGCAGGCAGATGGCCATCAGCTTATTCTGGAAGAGATACCAGACTGGAACGCTGTGGAGCTGGTGGTCAATGAGGAGACTGTATTTCGCTGCAACATCCACAACCTGGATTTTG gAGGTGATGGCAAGTTGGATCCACTTTGTGAAGAAGCcagaaaagcagtgttaaaTGCGTGCTGA
- the CHAT gene encoding choline O-acetyltransferase produces the protein MPVIEKNMQKKEKDTCSKDETAVPKLPVPPLQQTLHTYLQCMKHLVPEEQFRKTKVIVEQFGIAGGLGESLQQILEERREKTTNWVFNYWLDDMYLNNRLALPVNSSPAIIFARQYFKDVNDQLRFAANLISGVQDYKALLDVHALPVDFARGQLSGHPLCMKQYYGLFSSYRLPGHTKDTLVAQKSSVMPEPEHIIVACNNQFFVLDVVINFRRLSEGDLFTQLRKIAKMAENEEEMLPPIGLLTTDGRTEWAEARTILMKDSTNRDSLDMIERCICLVCLDSPSGVELNDTNMALQLLHGGGYHKNGANRWYDKPMQFVVGRDGVCGTVCEHSPFDGIVLVQCTEHLLKHMKESSKKLVRADSVSELPAPRRLRWKCSPEIQAHLSSSAEKLQRIVKNLDFIAYKFENYGKEFIKKQKISPDAYIQVALQLAFYRCHRRLVPTYESASIRRFDEGRVDNIRSATVEAFAFVKAMTDDKTALSDSEKMQRFKDAIAAQTNYTILAITGMAIDNHLLGLREVAREHLKELPEIFTDETYLTSNRFILSTSQVPTTTEMFCCYGPVVPNGYGACYNPQPEHILFCISSFKDCEETSSDMFAKAVEESLLEMRDLCSKCNSTVAKPLEKQEAATQLQSDHKR, from the exons atGCCTGTcatagaaaaaaacatgcagaagaaagagaaagatacATGCAGTAAAGATGAGACA GCAGTGCCAAAACTTCCAGTCCCACCACTGCAACAGACCTTACACACGTACCTACAGTGCATGAAACACTTGGTGCCAGAGGAGCAATTTAGAAAGACCAAGGTCATTGTGGAGCAATTTGGGATTGCAGGAGGCCTGGGGGAATCCTTGCAGCAAATCCTcgaggaaagaagggaaaagacaaCAAACTGG GTGTTTAACTACTGGCTGGATGACATGTACCTCAACAACCGGCTTGCTCTTCCAGTCAATTCCAGCCCAGCAATTATCTTTGCTCGTCAGTATTTCAAGGATGTAAATGACCAGCTGAG GTTTGCCGCCAATCTCATTTCAGGAGTGCAAGACTATAAAGCTTTACTGGACGT ccATGCTTTACCTGTTGATTTTGCTCGTGGACAGCTGTCTGGTCATCCTCTCTGTATGAAGCAATACTATGGACTCTTTTCTTCCTATCGTCTTCCAGGACATACCAAAGATACCCTTGTGGCCCAGAAAAGCAGTGTAATGCCAGAACCAGAGCACATCATTGTTGCTTGTAACAATCAG ttttttgttttggatgTTGTCATTAATTTCCGTCGTCTCAGTGAGGGAGATCTTTTCACCCAGTTACGAAAGATAGCCAAAATGGCAGAGAATGAAGAGGAAATGCTGCCTCCAATTGGCTTGCTGACAACAGATGGAAGAACAGAATGGGCAGAGGCCAGGACGATCCTTATGAAAG ACTCTACTAACCGTGACTCTCTTGACATGATTGAACGGTGCATATGCCTGGTGTGCCTGGACAGCCCAAGCGGGGTGGAACTCAATGATACAAACATGGCATTGCAACTGCTACATGGGGGAGGCTACCATAAAAACGGGGCCAATCGTTGGTATGACAAACCTATGCAG TTTGTGGTAGGAAGAGATGGAGTCTGCGGTACCGTGTGTGAACATTCCCCTTTTGATGGCATCGTACTGGTGCAGTGCACTGAACACTTGCTCAAGCACAT GAAAGAAAGCTCCAAGAAATTAGTCCGAGCTGATTCAGTGAGTGAGCTTCCTGCTCCACGGAGACTAAGATGGAAATGTTCCCCTGAAATTCAGGCACATTTGTCATCATCAGCAGAAAAACTCCAAAG GATAGTAAAAAATCTGGACTTTATCGCTTACAAGTTTGAGAACTATGGAAAGGAATTtattaagaaacaaaagattAGCCCAGATGCCTACATTCAAGTAGCACTTCAGCTGGCATTTTACAG ATGCCACAGGAGACTTGTCCCTACCTACGAAAGTGCTTCCATACGTCGATTTGATGAGGGCAGAGTCGACAATATTAGGTCTGCTACTGTGGaagcatttgcttttgtaaaagCAATGACTGATGACAAGACAGCTCTATCG GATTCTGAGAAGATGCAGAGATTTAAGGACGCAATTGCAGCTCAGACTAATTACACTATTCTG GCTATTACTGGAATGGCAATAGACAATCATCTGCTAGGGCTCAGAGAGGTGGCACGGGAACACTTAAAGGAACTGCcagaaatatttacagatgAGACATATTTGACAAGCAATCGATTCATCCTCTCAACTAGCCAG GTTCCAACTACTACAGAAATGTTCTGCTGCTATGGGCCTGTGGTGCCCAATGGCTATGGGGCATGTTATAACCCTCAGCCAGAGCATATATTATTCTGCATCTCAAGCTTTAAAGACTGTGAAGAAACCTCTTCAGACATGTTTGCAAAAGCTGTGGAAGAAAGTCTCCTAGAAATGAGAGATCTGTGCAGCAAATGCAACTCTACTGTGGCAAAGCCACTTGAAAAACAAGAAGCAGCCACACAGCTGCAAAGTGACCACAAACGCTAA